The DNA window TGCGCGCCATGGAGGTGACCACCGACGAGGGGCACGCCAACGTGTTCGGCATCGACGACTGGATCGACTTCCGCATGAACCGGCCGGAGGATGCGCACACGCTCGCGCGTATTGTGCACGAGAGGAGCGGGCTTCTCTCGGTCAATCATGACAAGCCGACCATCCCTTGGAACTACCAGCTGCCGCAGATCGACTGCATGGAGGTGTGGCAGCAGGCCTGGCTCGCCCGCAACTGGATTTCGCTTCGCCGCTATCAGGAACGGCTTGCATCGGGGCTGAAGATCTCGGCCATCGGCGGCAGCGATTTCCACCAGCCGGACCGTCTCCTCTCCGAGGGGCCGTTCGTGCTCGCCCGTCCCACCACGGTGCTATGGCTGGAGGAGCTTTCAGAGGATGCCGTGCTCGACGCCATGAAAGCCGGTCGCGGCTACGTCACCGAAAGCCCCGCCGGCCCGCATCTGGCGCTCACTCTGGATGGCGCGCCGATGGGCTCGACCGTAGCCGCAGGCCACGCGGAAGCGCATGTAAAGGGGGCTGCCGGCGACCTTCTCGCCTGGTACGACGCCGCCGGCGAAATCGCGCGCATGCCCATCGACCAGCACGACCAGGTGCTTGCTCTCGAAGCGAGCCCGCGGGGCTTTCTTCGCTGCGAGATCCTGGCCGACGCCTCCCATGCAATGCTCATCGAGGAGTTTCGCGCGGCTGTCGGGGAGGAGCCCTTCCCCTGGGGGCTTACGGAAGCGGAGCTCGTGGCCGAGCCGCTCCGACGGGCGGTCTCCAACCCTGTCTATATCGCGCCATAGGAGGCACGACATGGTTCTCTCCAATGCCCCTTGTTCCTGGGGCGTGTTCTATCCCGACACCCCGCGCGTGAGCGCGGAGCGATATCTGGACGAGGTGGCGGCGGCCGGCTACCGCGGCACGGAGCTCGGCCCCTATGGCTTCCTGCCGACGGATCCCTCCGCCTTGCAGGATGCGCTGGACCGGCGAAGGCTGAGCCTTATCGGCGCAGTGCATGTGCACGTCTTTTCCGATCCCCGCAGCGGTCCCCGGCTGCTTGCGGACGTGGACGAGACCGGCCGGTTGCTCCGGGCGCTGGGGGCGGATCAACTGGTGCTGATGGACGAGGGGAACGTCTATCCGCCAGACGCGGTGGGCCGGCTTGACGATGCACAGTGGCGGGCGATGGCCGACATGCTGCGCGATGCGCAAAAGCTGCTCGCGGAGAAATTCGGCGTCTCGCTCGCTTTCCACCCGCATGTGGCGACGGCGGTGGAGTTCGAGGCGCAAATCGACCGGCTGCTGCAGGACACGGATATCGGTCTCTGCTTCGACACGGGCCACCATGCCTTCTGGAACCAGGACCCGCTCGCCTACATGGACAAGGTCTGGGATCGCATCGGCTACATGCATCTGAAAAACGTGGATGCGACGGTGCGCCAGCGCATGCTCGACGGCCAGCTTGGCGTGCGGGAGGCATTCGAGGCCGGCATCATGTGCCCGCTGCCCGACGGCGTGGTGGATATCGCGGCGGTGATGCGGATGCTGAAGGAGCGCGGCTTTGCCGGGCCCGTGGTCGTGGAGCAGGATTATTTCGAGGCCTCCGGCGAGAGCCCGGCAGCACTCGCGAAGCGCAACGCCGCGTTCTTGAAACCTCTTCTCTAGGAGCCCTGCCGATGCCCATTTCCGTCGGCCTGATCGGCTTGGGCGAGGTCGCCCAGCTCATGCATCTTCCTCTCCTGGCGGACGACCCGAAGTTCAGGATCGCAGGCGTCTGCGACGTCTCGCCCATGCTCGTGGAGGCGATGGGAGACCGTTACGGCGCTCGCCTCCGCACCACGCGCGCGGGAGAGATTTTTGCGGCGCAGGACATCGATGCGGTCTTCATCCTTGCGCCGGACCATCTCCATTCGGAGCTTCTCGCCCAAGCGATCGAGGCTGGAAAGCATGTCTTCATCGAAAAGCCGGTCTGCCTCACGCGGCGCGAGCTTCTGCCGCTGATCGAGCGCCACCGGTCCAATCCAAAGACCGTCTTCGTCGGCTATATGCGCCGCTACGCGCGGCCGTTCCTGGCACTCAAGGAGCGCATGCCGGCGATGACGGAAATCCGCCACGTGCGCATCCGCGACCTGATCCGCGAGTCGCGCTTTTTCGTGGATCAGACGCGGCACGTCCTACGCGCTACGGATGTTCCCGACGCCGTGGTTGCGGAGGGCAGGATGCGCACGCAGGCGCTGCTGCGCGAGGTGATGGGGCGGGATCGGCCGGCCGACGCCATGCGGGCGTATCAGGTGCT is part of the Chelativorans sp. AA-79 genome and encodes:
- a CDS encoding CehA/McbA family metallohydrolase; the encoded protein is MTVLNLHVTPADKARSPYFYVPFDVPEGTTRIDATMRYEKADDRIIDLGCADPRLGDFPSEAGFRGWSGGARDRFFIATDDATPGYVHGEILPGTWRVILGLHKVPARGADIELTFAFDNTPRMLAPQPERTRPVRKGAGWYRGDLHCHTFHSDAKGSPELLHAAARQAGLDFLAVADHNTTTQRRYFHAHSSPELVFVRAMEVTTDEGHANVFGIDDWIDFRMNRPEDAHTLARIVHERSGLLSVNHDKPTIPWNYQLPQIDCMEVWQQAWLARNWISLRRYQERLASGLKISAIGGSDFHQPDRLLSEGPFVLARPTTVLWLEELSEDAVLDAMKAGRGYVTESPAGPHLALTLDGAPMGSTVAAGHAEAHVKGAAGDLLAWYDAAGEIARMPIDQHDQVLALEASPRGFLRCEILADASHAMLIEEFRAAVGEEPFPWGLTEAELVAEPLRRAVSNPVYIAP
- a CDS encoding sugar phosphate isomerase/epimerase, translated to MVLSNAPCSWGVFYPDTPRVSAERYLDEVAAAGYRGTELGPYGFLPTDPSALQDALDRRRLSLIGAVHVHVFSDPRSGPRLLADVDETGRLLRALGADQLVLMDEGNVYPPDAVGRLDDAQWRAMADMLRDAQKLLAEKFGVSLAFHPHVATAVEFEAQIDRLLQDTDIGLCFDTGHHAFWNQDPLAYMDKVWDRIGYMHLKNVDATVRQRMLDGQLGVREAFEAGIMCPLPDGVVDIAAVMRMLKERGFAGPVVVEQDYFEASGESPAALAKRNAAFLKPLL
- a CDS encoding Gfo/Idh/MocA family oxidoreductase; the protein is MPISVGLIGLGEVAQLMHLPLLADDPKFRIAGVCDVSPMLVEAMGDRYGARLRTTRAGEIFAAQDIDAVFILAPDHLHSELLAQAIEAGKHVFIEKPVCLTRRELLPLIERHRSNPKTVFVGYMRRYARPFLALKERMPAMTEIRHVRIRDLIRESRFFVDQTRHVLRATDVPDAVVAEGRMRTQALLREVMGRDRPADAMRAYQVLTGLSSHSFSAMRELLGRPKGVTAARQTGGESVVVLFDYGHFTCVYEAVIHDVARFDSGIEVLTQNQHFRINYDTPYVRNLPTRLEITRSTDTATGTEIVGPFYEDAFRVELGAFHDCMTGGVRPKTDLEDSLADLELFAEVGRHF